The Syntrophorhabdaceae bacterium genome segment TTACGGTGCCCATCCGACGGGATGTTACGCGTTCTATGATTACGACCCGAAACACCTGAACCTTTATAAAAAGGTCGCTGAAGATGACAGGCTTTTCAGGGAGTACCTTGAAGAATGGGTATATGGTGTTTCATCCTATGATGAGTATCTTGGCAAGGTCGGTGTAGAAAACCTGCTCAAGATAAAGGCAAACCCTGTGCTGGGATACGCAGCAGGTTTGGACAGGAAATAAGGGAGGTTTCAGAATGGCGAACTATACTGATAACGAAATGATGGCAATCAGCGCAGGAAGGTTCATTAAAGACGGCGACATTGTTTTTGCCGGCACAGGCGTATCAATGCTTGCGGCTACGGCAGCAAAGAGGATATATGCACCGAAGGCGGTTGTCTTTTTCGAGACAGGCGGTATTGACCCGTCCCTTGAAGAGATACCGATGGCTGTTTCAGATCTCAGGGTCATGTACGGAACGTGTTTAAATTCAGGCCTCATTGAGGCATTCTCTATAGTGGGTCACAGGAAGCTCCATACCATAGCATTCCTCGGCGCAGCCCAGATCGATAAATACGGAAATCTCAATACAACGGTAATCGGTGACTACTGGAGGCCAAAGACGAGATTCTCGGGAAGCGGCGGGGCATGTGATGTCTCCTCCTTTGCATCAGGGGTTATCACATTCATGCAACACGAGAAGCGGCGGTTCGTCGAGAAACTTGACTACCTGACCAGCGTGGGATGGTATCAGGGCGGAGACTCGCGTAAGAACCTCGGCCTCCAGAGAGGCGGGGCCCTTGCCGTTGTCACCAATCTCTGCGTCATGAAGTTTGACGACACTACAAAGGAGATGTACCTTGCAGAGTATTATCCCGGCATCGCCATCGATACAATTGTTGAGAATACAGGCTTCCCGATCGATGTTTCACGCGCCCGCGAAGCAGAACCGCCATCGGCAGAAGACCTGCGGATCCTGAGGGAAGAGGTAGACCCGCAAAGACTGATACTGTAAAGGCGGTATATCGTATATAGTAGATCGTATATCGTAAACTGCAAGGACATAATAAACGATTCCGACTGATCCGGGAACCGACGATATACTATGTACTATATACGATATACGGTTTACGGTTTATATCCCGTGAGCCGGATGAAGTTCTTATAGAGCAGCAGTTCCTTGTCCTCGCGTGAGACGGGAAGGGCGAGGACCTTGGAGAGCTCGCTTCTCATAGAGCCGAAGGGAACATCAGAACCGAAAAGTACCCTTTCAGGACCGACCGTTTTTACAAACTCGTAGATCATATCCTG includes the following:
- a CDS encoding CoA-transferase subunit beta, translating into MANYTDNEMMAISAGRFIKDGDIVFAGTGVSMLAATAAKRIYAPKAVVFFETGGIDPSLEEIPMAVSDLRVMYGTCLNSGLIEAFSIVGHRKLHTIAFLGAAQIDKYGNLNTTVIGDYWRPKTRFSGSGGACDVSSFASGVITFMQHEKRRFVEKLDYLTSVGWYQGGDSRKNLGLQRGGALAVVTNLCVMKFDDTTKEMYLAEYYPGIAIDTIVENTGFPIDVSRAREAEPPSAEDLRILREEVDPQRLIL